The genomic DNA CCGGGTAGCGACGCCGTCGGGCCGGCCGAGGACAACCTGGCCGTTCGGGCGGCCGAGGCCTACCTGGGGGAGCGGCGGGCGTCCGACCCGGGCGCGCCGCGCGTGGCCATCGACCTCCACCTCGCGAAACGTATCCCCGTGGCCGCCGGTCTCGGCGGCGGCTCGGCGGACGCCGGTGCCGTGCTGCGCGCACTGGCGGAGCGGCTGCCCGCCGGGGTCGACGTGCAGGCGGTCGCTCGCGCCCTCGGCTCCGACGTCCCCTTCCTGACGACCACGACCCCGGCCGCCCTCGCGCGCGGCAGGGGGGAGAGGCTCGCGGCCGTCGAGGTCCCGCGCCTTCACCTAGTCCTGGCCAACCCGGGCGGCCAGGTCAGCGCGGCCGCGGCGTACGCCAACCTCGTCGGCTTCACGCCCCGCCTGCGGTTCGAGAAGGCGCTGGCGAACCTGGCGGCCGGCGAGGAGCCCGGCTGGCCCAACGGCCTGCAACCGGGCGTGCTTCGCCTCCTGCCCGGCGTCAGGACGGTCCTGGGGGCGCTGCGGGGGGCCGGGCTGAAGGGGGTGCTGCTCTCCGGCAGCGGTCCGACGTGCTTCGGTGTGGCGCGCGACGCGGAGCACGCGCGGAGCGTGGCTGCCGACCTCGCTGAGGCCCAGCCGGACTGGTGGGTGAGGGCGGACCACACGGCCTAGGAACGAGCCGCGGCTTCGGTGTGCGGGTCACCGCCGCTACCGTTTGCGCAGGAAGCCGCGGGCGTCCTCGACGTCCTCCTGGACCAGCCAGTCCTCGCCGGCGAGCGACTCGACGTGGTGCCTGAGCTCGTGCGTCAACGTCTCCCACGCCTCGTCCTCCCAGTCGAAGTCGGGGTCCTCTTCCGCGATGGCCTCGAACGAGCCGTAGTAGAGGACGACCTGGCGTCCTAGGCCCTCGCCTGCGCCCAGGAAGTCCGGCGAGCCGGGGTCGAGGTACTCGCCCATGCGGTAGACGTCCTCGAAGTCCGGCTCCAGCCGCGCCTCGGGCAGCACGTGGACGCCGCCGAGACCCCGCATGAACTCCGCAGGGATCTCGTCGACCATCTCGGCGATGAGGGAGGTGAACCGCTCGAGCGTCACGCCGGTCGCTTACAGGGCCACGGGGGCGTTGGCGGCCGCGCTCTCGTAGGCCGCGAGGATGATCCTGACGGCCTCGCGGCCGTCGACGCCGCTGCACACCACGGGTCCGTCGCCGCGCACGGCCGCGATGAACGCCATGACGTGCCTGGTATGCGACGAGGCGCCGGTGAACTCGAAGGTCGTGACGTCCGTCTCGTCCCAGTTGGAGCCCGGCGACGCGCGGTAGGCGTGCCTGAGGTTCTGGGGGCCGTACCTGTTCGTGCACTCGAGGGCGCCCTCGGTGCCGTAGACCCAGAACCCCTCTTCCCAGCCCGTTGCCGTCCACGCCGCCTCGATGACGCCGAGCGAGCCGTCGGCGTACCGCATGCTCACGTGCGCCGTGTCCTCGACCTCGACGGGGTACTTGAGGGTCCCCAACCGGGCGTACACCTCGCTCACGGAGCCGCCGAAGAACCGGGCGAGGTCGGCGAGGTGGCAGCCGTTGTCGAGGAGCGTGCCGCCGCCCGCCGAAGCGCGCGTCCTGAACGAGGGCCGGACGCCTTGGCCGCCCCAGTCGTGGGCCTGGCGCAGGCGCACGTGGGTCACCGTGCCGACGGCACCTGCCTCGATGAGCTCGCTGGCTTTGCGGCCCGGACCGCTCGAGCGGAGCTGATGCCCGACCATGAGCACGACCCCCGCGGCGTCGCAGGCGGCGATCATCTCGTCGGCCAGCCGCAGGTCGAGGGCCATGGGCTTCTCGACCAGCACGTGCACGCCGGCCGCGGCCGCGCGCAGCGTCGCGGGGTGGTGCACGGCCGTAGGCGCGGCGATGCTCACGACGTCGAAGCCGCCCGCGGCGAACAGCTCCGCGAAATCCAGGTAGGTGCGCTCGACGCCCCAGGCGCGGGCCTTGGCGGCCAACGCCCCCGGCACGGCGTCGCAGAGGGCGACGACCTCGACTCCGGCCGCCCGGTAGCCCTCGAAGTGATTGGTCGAGATGCCGCCCGTGCCGACGATGGCCGCCCGCAGCTCGCTCACTCGCCCGCCATGCCGCTCGTCAGCCCGAGGATGTGCTCCTTGCCGGGGTTGGGCACCTGCTCGATGGCCGGGGTCTCCGGGCTGCCCCTGTCGGGGCGCCTGACCCTCGCGGCGGCGTAGGCCGCGGCGTTGGCGAGGACGCGTTGCACGTTCGCGTCGTGGTACGTGGGGTAGGTCTCGTGGCCCGGCCTGAAGTAGACGACCGTGCCGTGGCCGCGCCGCCACGTCGCGAGGCTCCTGAACACCTCACCCCCCTGGAACCAGGAGATCATCAGGAGCTCGTCGGGATCGGGAACGTCGAAGCGCTCGCCGTACATCTCCTCGCGCGGGAGCTCGAAGTAGTCGGGCACGCCCTCCAGGAGCGGGTGGCCGGGTTGCAGGCACCACAGGCGCTCCTTCTCGTCCGCCTCACGCCACTTCAAGGACGCGGTGGTGCCGAGCAGGCGCCTGAACGGCTTCGAGTAGTGGCCGGAGTGCAGTACCACCAGGCCCATGCCGGCGAGCACGGCGTCCTGCACCCTGTCGACGACGGCGTCGTCCACCAGGTCGTGGGCCTTGTGGCCCCACCAGAAGAGGACGTCGGTGGCGTCGACGACGGCCTGCGTCAGCCCGTGCTCGGGCTCGTGGAGCGTGGCGTAGCCGACGGTAGCCGTCGGGTGGGCGCGCTTCACGGCGGCGCCGACGGCCGCGTGGATCCCGTCTGGGTAGATCTCGCGCACGACGTCGCTTTCGCGCTCGTGCAAGAACTCGTTGAAGACCGTCACCCGCATGCTTGCCTTCCCTCCAGGACCTGGCCGCGCTCGTCAGTCGGTCACGGCGCCGAGCGAGGCGCTCGAGACCTGCTTCGCGTACTTGGCGAGCACGCCGCGCTCGTAGCGCGGCGGCTTGGGCGCCCACGCGGCCCGGCGCCGAGCCAGCTCCTCCTCGGCCACCTCGAGCTGGATGAGGTTGTGCTCGGAGTCGATGGTGATGGTGTCGCCTTCGTGCACGAGCGCGATCGGCCCGCCGACGGCGGCCTCGGGCGCCACGTGCCCGACGACGAAACCGTAGGTGCCGCCGGAGAAGCGCCCGTCGGTGATGAGTCCGACGGAGTCGCCGAGGCCGCGGCCGATGATGGCGCTGGTGGGGGAGAGCATCTCGCGCATGCCGGGGCCGCCCTTTGGGCCCTCGTAACGGATGACGATGATGTCGCCCGCGCGGATCTCGTCCGCGAGGATGGCCGCCAAGCACTCCTCCTCGCTCTCGAAGACGCGCGCCGGCCCGCTGATGCGGGAGTGCGACAGGCCTGTCGTCTTGGCAACGGCGCCCTCGGGGGCCAGGTTGCCGCGGAGCACGTTCAGGTGGCCGTGCTCGTAGAGCGGCTTGTGGAACGGGTGGATGACGTCCTGCCCTGCCGGCGGCTGGGACGGCACGGAGGCGAGGTTCTCGGCCACCGTCCTGCCCGTGCAGGTGATGCAGTCGCCGTGCAGGAGGCCGTTGTCGAGCAGCATGCGCATGACGAGCGGGATGCCGCCGGCGGCATGCAGGTCGGTGGCGACGTAACGACCGGACGGCTTGAGGTCGCAGAGCACCGGGGTGGTGCGCCGCAACTCCTCGAAGTCGTCGATCGTGAGGTCGACGTCCATGGCGTGGGCGGCCGCGATGAGGTGCAAGACGGCGTTGGTGCTGCCGCCGACGGCCATGACGACGCGGATGGCGTTCTCGAACGCCTCGCGCGTCATGATTCGGCGCGGCGTGATGTCCTGCTCGATCAGCGTCAGGAGCGCGCGCCCACTGTCGGCGGCGCTCTCGACCTTCTCGGCGTCGGGGGCCGCCATGGTGCTCGAGTACGGGAGGGCCATGCCCATCGCCTCGATGGCGGACGACATCGTGTTGGCCGTGTACATGCCGCCGCACGAGCCGGGCCCGGGGCAGGCGGAGCGCTCGATGGCCTGGAACGTGGGCAGGTCCATGCGACCCGCGGCGTGCGCGCCGACCGCCTCGAAGACGCTGACGATGGTGAGGTCCTTGCCGTCGTGATGGCCGGGTTTGATGGTGCCGCCGTAGACGAAGATGCTCGGGATGTCGAGACGGGCGAGCGCGATGAGCGCGCCCGGCATGTTCTTGTCGCACCCGCCGACGGCCAGCATGCCGTCCATGCTCTGGCCCCTGCCCACCGTCTCGATGCTGTCCGCGATCACC from Trueperaceae bacterium includes the following:
- the ilvD gene encoding dihydroxy-acid dehydratase, which gives rise to MSTTTTAKTRRRSATTTQGDQRAPNRAMLRAVGFHDADFDKPIIGIANGHSTITPCNSGLGELATAAEAAVRAAGGMPQLFGTITISDGISMGTEGMKCSLVSREVIADSIETVGRGQSMDGMLAVGGCDKNMPGALIALARLDIPSIFVYGGTIKPGHHDGKDLTIVSVFEAVGAHAAGRMDLPTFQAIERSACPGPGSCGGMYTANTMSSAIEAMGMALPYSSTMAAPDAEKVESAADSGRALLTLIEQDITPRRIMTREAFENAIRVVMAVGGSTNAVLHLIAAAHAMDVDLTIDDFEELRRTTPVLCDLKPSGRYVATDLHAAGGIPLVMRMLLDNGLLHGDCITCTGRTVAENLASVPSQPPAGQDVIHPFHKPLYEHGHLNVLRGNLAPEGAVAKTTGLSHSRISGPARVFESEEECLAAILADEIRAGDIIVIRYEGPKGGPGMREMLSPTSAIIGRGLGDSVGLITDGRFSGGTYGFVVGHVAPEAAVGGPIALVHEGDTITIDSEHNLIQLEVAEEELARRRAAWAPKPPRYERGVLAKYAKQVSSASLGAVTD
- a CDS encoding Gfo/Idh/MocA family oxidoreductase gives rise to the protein MSELRAAIVGTGGISTNHFEGYRAAGVEVVALCDAVPGALAAKARAWGVERTYLDFAELFAAGGFDVVSIAAPTAVHHPATLRAAAAGVHVLVEKPMALDLRLADEMIAACDAAGVVLMVGHQLRSSGPGRKASELIEAGAVGTVTHVRLRQAHDWGGQGVRPSFRTRASAGGGTLLDNGCHLADLARFFGGSVSEVYARLGTLKYPVEVEDTAHVSMRYADGSLGVIEAAWTATGWEEGFWVYGTEGALECTNRYGPQNLRHAYRASPGSNWDETDVTTFEFTGASSHTRHVMAFIAAVRGDGPVVCSGVDGREAVRIILAAYESAAANAPVAL
- a CDS encoding metallopeptidase family protein: MTLERFTSLIAEMVDEIPAEFMRGLGGVHVLPEARLEPDFEDVYRMGEYLDPGSPDFLGAGEGLGRQVVLYYGSFEAIAEEDPDFDWEDEAWETLTHELRHHVESLAGEDWLVQEDVEDARGFLRKR
- a CDS encoding ThuA domain-containing protein translates to MRVTVFNEFLHERESDVVREIYPDGIHAAVGAAVKRAHPTATVGYATLHEPEHGLTQAVVDATDVLFWWGHKAHDLVDDAVVDRVQDAVLAGMGLVVLHSGHYSKPFRRLLGTTASLKWREADEKERLWCLQPGHPLLEGVPDYFELPREEMYGERFDVPDPDELLMISWFQGGEVFRSLATWRRGHGTVVYFRPGHETYPTYHDANVQRVLANAAAYAAARVRRPDRGSPETPAIEQVPNPGKEHILGLTSGMAGE